The Pseudanabaena sp. BC1403 genome has a window encoding:
- a CDS encoding type I glyceraldehyde-3-phosphate dehydrogenase, which translates to MTIRVAINGFGRIGRNFLRCWAGRSETNIELVGLNDTSDPRTNAHLLKYDSMLGKFAGEVSADDTTITVNGKTIKTVSDRNPDNLPWKDWGIDLVIESTGVFIDKVGAGRHIGAGAKKVLITAPGKNEDGTFVVGVNDKDYNHDIHHIISNASCTTNCLAPVAKVLLENFGIVKGVMTTTHSYTGDQRLLDASHRDLRRARAAALSIVPTSTGAAKAVALVLPQLAGKLNGIALRVPTPNVSVVDFVVEVEKATIAQEVNEAFRVAAEGPMKGILEYNELPLVSIDYRGVDASSIVDSSLTMVMGGNMVKVVAWYDNEWGYSQRVVDLAEIVAKNWK; encoded by the coding sequence GTGACTATCAGGGTAGCGATTAATGGATTTGGGCGTATCGGACGTAACTTTCTCAGATGCTGGGCTGGTCGCTCAGAGACAAACATAGAACTAGTTGGACTTAACGATACGTCCGATCCCCGTACCAACGCTCACTTGCTAAAGTACGACTCCATGCTCGGCAAATTTGCTGGAGAAGTTAGTGCTGATGACACCACAATTACTGTCAATGGCAAAACCATCAAAACGGTTTCTGATCGCAATCCTGACAATTTACCTTGGAAAGATTGGGGCATTGATTTAGTCATCGAATCTACGGGTGTATTTATCGATAAAGTTGGAGCTGGCCGACATATTGGTGCAGGTGCTAAGAAAGTTCTAATTACTGCCCCTGGTAAAAACGAAGATGGTACATTTGTCGTTGGTGTTAATGATAAAGATTACAACCATGATATTCACCACATCATCAGTAATGCTAGTTGCACCACCAACTGTTTAGCACCCGTTGCCAAAGTCTTGCTAGAAAACTTTGGCATTGTTAAAGGTGTAATGACTACCACCCACAGCTACACTGGTGACCAACGCTTGCTTGATGCTAGCCACCGTGATTTGCGTCGTGCTAGAGCTGCTGCTTTGAGCATTGTACCAACCTCCACAGGTGCGGCAAAAGCAGTTGCACTCGTATTACCACAACTAGCTGGCAAATTGAATGGTATTGCTTTGCGAGTGCCAACTCCTAACGTTTCAGTCGTTGACTTTGTGGTCGAAGTGGAAAAAGCCACGATCGCTCAAGAAGTTAATGAAGCATTCCGCGTTGCTGCCGAAGGTCCAATGAAAGGCATTTTGGAATATAACGAATTGCCTTTGGTGTCTATCGACTATCGTGGTGTTGATGCGTCTTCGATCGTTGACTCTTCTTTGACGATGGTTATGGGTGGCAATATGGTTAAAGTTGTTGCTTGGTATGACAACGAATGGGGCTATAGCCAACGTGTTGTTGACTTAGCTGAAATTGTTGCTAAAAACTGGAAATAA
- a CDS encoding Uma2 family endonuclease, with product MMNTPTLPREQATTSVSEEIEKSRPLSENRVLLHGVSWETFECLLADVGDRRKTLFNYIKGNLEIMSPLSLHEGSSRFFDKLLTIFVDELDIDMRCLGSLLMKSSELKIGGEPDSCYYIKNELAIRAQENVIVGQDPPPDLVLEVDITNPSDRRLPIYALLGVPEVWLYDGYSLEFLALQNGVYVAIENSLSFPTLPAAIIVEYVQKRLILGESKTLKEFRGWVRANYSQQGEV from the coding sequence ATGATGAATACTCCAACCTTACCAAGAGAGCAAGCTACTACATCAGTAAGTGAAGAAATCGAGAAATCCAGACCACTATCTGAAAATCGGGTCTTGCTTCATGGGGTGAGTTGGGAAACTTTTGAGTGCTTACTTGCAGATGTTGGTGATCGTCGTAAAACTCTATTCAATTATATTAAAGGTAATTTAGAGATTATGTCTCCGCTCTCACTCCATGAAGGAAGCAGTCGTTTTTTCGATAAGCTATTGACTATTTTCGTTGATGAACTGGATATCGATATGCGATGTTTAGGCTCGCTATTAATGAAAAGCTCAGAACTAAAAATTGGTGGGGAGCCAGATTCCTGTTATTACATCAAAAATGAGTTGGCTATTCGCGCTCAAGAAAATGTCATCGTTGGACAAGATCCTCCTCCTGATCTGGTTTTAGAAGTGGATATCACGAATCCTAGCGATCGCCGTTTACCGATCTATGCGCTTCTCGGTGTGCCTGAAGTCTGGCTTTATGATGGTTATAGTTTAGAGTTTTTAGCTTTGCAAAATGGGGTATATGTGGCGATAGAAAATAGTTTATCGTTTCCGACTTTACCCGCCGCAATTATTGTGGAATATGTGCAGAAGCGATTGATATTAGGCGAAAGTAAGACTTTAAAAGAGTTTCGTGGATGGGTGAGGGCAAATTATTCACAGCAAGGGGAAGTTTAA
- a CDS encoding CHASE2 domain-containing protein codes for MKLPGALVNFGAFCKRNHQQLVAGLITFSLSLGVLGLRESGAFKEVELWVYDSLMRSQLKEPPDRRVVIVEISEADIQDFSKLYSERWPISDRLFARLINQISVAKPAVIGIDKYLDLPVLEGRSELVAAVKNAGNVVNAKFIATVEGRSGVDPAKDLEPISSYGYVNLPTDKGALVRRASIVGDSGSLAFEIANLYLKKLHGKQLEFNPAAIQFTAGKQIIPRVTANYGAYRKEDDSGYQMMIRYRGKSRAFEHIRATDVLEKRVDPEKLRDRIVLIGVTAESLKDSFPTPVSVDGDVMYGVEIHANIVSQLISSTLDDRKFIQVWSNDIENIWILFWAIAGGAMAAFIAHAGKNIGLLVLFSGGLVWASYFAFGQALWIPLFPALLGLISSNVLVMAYQLAIQQSERKVLMGLFSRHVSKELADIIWSNREKFLLEGRITGQEVYVTVLFTDMRNFSTAAEAQAPGETLNWLNNYLGTIANEVLAHGGMVDKYIGDAVMAVFGVPIPHSNEVERTRDAQCAVAASLAIAHKLAEMNEVWVAQGLPPVSTGIGINSGLVIAGSLGSSERLEYSVLGDAVNVASRLESFNKEVDGGPHHILISEETHRRLDNNFQTEFVGKFALKGKTQETGIYRVLDVQKKSNQLSPTSAFENR; via the coding sequence ATGAAACTTCCTGGTGCTTTGGTTAATTTCGGAGCTTTTTGTAAACGTAATCATCAGCAATTAGTAGCTGGATTGATTACGTTTTCATTGTCTTTAGGGGTATTGGGCTTAAGGGAAAGCGGAGCTTTTAAGGAAGTGGAGCTTTGGGTTTATGACAGCTTGATGCGATCGCAGCTCAAAGAACCTCCCGATCGCCGTGTTGTGATTGTCGAGATTTCGGAAGCAGATATTCAAGACTTCTCTAAGTTGTATTCTGAGCGATGGCCAATTTCGGATCGCTTATTTGCCAGACTGATTAACCAAATTTCCGTAGCTAAACCAGCCGTGATCGGCATTGATAAATATCTGGATTTACCAGTTCTAGAAGGACGTAGTGAGTTAGTTGCCGCAGTTAAAAATGCTGGAAATGTAGTTAATGCTAAATTTATTGCAACAGTCGAAGGTCGGAGTGGTGTCGATCCTGCAAAAGATTTAGAACCAATTAGCAGCTATGGATATGTGAATTTACCCACCGACAAAGGGGCACTTGTGCGGCGGGCTTCAATAGTTGGAGATTCAGGTTCTTTAGCCTTTGAAATCGCCAATTTATATTTAAAAAAATTACACGGCAAGCAACTTGAATTTAACCCAGCCGCAATTCAATTTACGGCGGGCAAACAAATTATTCCGAGGGTAACGGCAAATTACGGTGCATATCGTAAGGAGGATGATAGTGGATATCAAATGATGATTCGCTATCGAGGGAAATCGAGAGCTTTTGAGCATATTCGAGCGACTGATGTACTTGAGAAGCGAGTTGATCCTGAGAAACTGCGCGATCGCATTGTCCTTATTGGGGTGACTGCGGAAAGCCTCAAAGATAGCTTCCCCACTCCTGTCAGTGTTGATGGTGATGTGATGTATGGAGTGGAAATCCATGCAAATATTGTCAGCCAGTTGATTAGTAGTACTTTAGACGATCGCAAATTTATTCAGGTGTGGTCAAACGATATTGAAAATATTTGGATTTTGTTTTGGGCGATCGCTGGTGGTGCAATGGCAGCATTTATTGCTCATGCTGGTAAAAATATAGGGCTTTTAGTTCTCTTCTCTGGTGGTTTAGTTTGGGCTAGCTATTTTGCCTTTGGTCAGGCTCTGTGGATACCATTATTTCCAGCCTTGTTGGGTTTAATTTCTTCAAATGTACTAGTCATGGCTTATCAGCTTGCAATTCAGCAATCAGAACGCAAAGTGCTGATGGGATTATTCTCACGACATGTCTCCAAGGAATTAGCCGATATTATTTGGTCAAACCGTGAAAAATTTTTGCTAGAGGGTCGGATCACGGGACAAGAGGTATATGTTACGGTCTTGTTTACGGATATGCGAAACTTTAGTACTGCGGCGGAGGCGCAAGCTCCAGGCGAGACACTAAATTGGCTCAATAATTATTTGGGAACGATTGCTAACGAAGTTTTAGCCCATGGCGGCATGGTCGATAAGTATATTGGAGATGCGGTGATGGCAGTATTTGGCGTGCCTATTCCCCATAGCAATGAAGTGGAACGTACCCGCGATGCTCAATGTGCTGTTGCTGCGTCTTTAGCGATCGCTCATAAATTAGCAGAAATGAATGAGGTATGGGTAGCCCAAGGTCTACCTCCTGTCTCGACAGGAATTGGTATTAACTCTGGGCTTGTAATTGCAGGAAGTTTAGGAAGTTCGGAGCGACTGGAATATTCTGTATTAGGAGATGCGGTGAATGTTGCATCGCGCCTAGAAAGCTTTAATAAAGAAGTCGATGGTGGACCTCATCATATTTTGATTAGTGAAGAAACGCATCGGCGCTTAGATAATAATTTCCAGACTGAGTTTGTGGGTAAATTCGCTCTCAAAGGGAAAACACAAGAAACAGGGATTTACCGAGTTTTGGATGTCCAAAAGAAGTCTAATCAACTTAGTCCCACAAGCGCGTTTGAAAATAGATAA
- a CDS encoding phycobilisome rod-core linker polypeptide: MSVTASSGAVNARPSLYQTALTSTISQIEQQDRFATRSELDDLSIYFQSGLKRLEIAEILTKNSDNIVSKAASRIFTGGSAMAFLEKPKNSEALEVDRAGRVVDVKIGMELGTTTYTEASEGGFLGTIKNFFSNTGITGVVDSVPANFRPINISRYGADRMKKSLRDLSWFLRYATYAIVAGDPNILAQNVRGLREIIEAACSTDATIVALQTMKQAAAGYFLNDPAAIEIIKQYMDVAIAEFKAATPSPKVRQRNSPDLQGLALPQIYFNTAERRQKFVMKAAMTGAEKNEVVKAAYRQVFERDIARAYSQGVSDLDSKVKNGEISVREFVRRLGLSPLYRDQFFLPFINSRAVELAFKHFLGRSPESREEVAAYFAIVSKGGLPALVNALVNSREYSDYFGEETVPYQRGYGQEAQTARNWGAQFDLFNYSAPFRKVPQFITLFAAYEQPLPDQHVYGAGNDPLEIQFGAIFPKETRNPSASPAPFGKDTRRILIRNGAGITNQLGNPAATGSIDSMSPKVFKLDQTQRDSVKIGKGARISSIKGQSVNNSESSTQAVIRAIYLQVTGYIPFAGQRLTAAESKLENGQISVREFVRILAKSPLFRDRYWTKLYVCKAIEYTHRRLLGRPTYGRPEMNAYFDLASKKGFYAVVDAILETKEYEQAFGEDTVPYERYLTPAGVSLRNNRNSTLGEEKGTKVVVEPTAKFIELGQVTEERSSVSIRDRINQGVDKKREQRKIFKLTTTDPVETGALVRAAYRQVFERDMDAYVADSQFSQFTSKLLNEETTVKEFILAIGTSELYIKEFYAPFPNTKVIELGTKHFLGRAPLDQAEIRKYNVILATSGIKAMVTEMVNSREYLDAFGEDVVPYNRFETFPAANYPNTKELYDRLTKQDKSIVVPSFAPVKSKIPTTV; this comes from the coding sequence ATGAGCGTAACAGCGTCAAGTGGTGCAGTAAATGCCCGCCCCAGTCTATATCAGACCGCTTTAACTTCCACAATTTCTCAGATAGAGCAACAAGATCGCTTTGCGACTCGTAGCGAATTAGATGATTTATCCATATATTTTCAATCTGGACTAAAACGCCTCGAAATTGCAGAAATTTTGACAAAAAACTCTGACAATATCGTATCCAAGGCTGCTAGCCGTATTTTTACGGGTGGTTCAGCAATGGCATTTTTGGAAAAACCCAAAAATTCCGAAGCCTTGGAGGTCGATCGCGCTGGTCGAGTAGTTGATGTCAAGATCGGCATGGAGCTTGGTACAACTACTTATACTGAGGCAAGCGAAGGTGGCTTTTTAGGGACAATCAAGAATTTCTTCAGTAACACAGGCATTACTGGCGTTGTTGATTCTGTGCCAGCCAATTTCCGCCCCATTAACATTTCTCGTTATGGCGCAGACCGCATGAAGAAGTCCCTACGCGACTTGTCATGGTTCTTGCGCTATGCCACCTATGCGATCGTTGCAGGTGACCCAAATATTCTTGCCCAAAACGTGCGTGGCTTGCGTGAAATCATTGAAGCAGCTTGCTCCACTGACGCAACTATTGTTGCTTTGCAAACCATGAAGCAAGCCGCAGCAGGTTATTTCCTCAACGATCCTGCGGCGATCGAAATTATCAAGCAATATATGGATGTAGCGATCGCTGAATTCAAAGCAGCGACCCCTTCACCTAAAGTCCGTCAGCGTAATTCTCCTGACCTTCAAGGGCTTGCACTGCCTCAGATTTACTTCAATACTGCTGAGCGTCGCCAGAAGTTTGTAATGAAGGCTGCCATGACGGGAGCTGAGAAAAATGAAGTAGTTAAGGCTGCCTATCGCCAAGTTTTCGAGCGTGATATCGCCCGTGCTTACAGCCAAGGTGTTTCTGACCTTGACTCTAAGGTGAAAAATGGTGAAATCTCGGTGCGTGAGTTTGTGCGCCGCTTAGGTTTATCGCCTCTATACCGCGATCAATTCTTTCTACCTTTCATCAACTCCCGTGCAGTTGAGCTAGCATTCAAGCATTTCCTTGGACGCTCACCCGAAAGCCGTGAAGAAGTTGCCGCTTACTTTGCGATCGTCTCCAAAGGTGGTTTGCCTGCACTAGTCAATGCTCTAGTTAACTCCAGAGAGTACAGCGACTACTTCGGCGAAGAAACCGTCCCTTACCAACGTGGATACGGACAAGAAGCCCAAACCGCACGTAACTGGGGCGCACAGTTTGACTTGTTCAACTACTCTGCACCTTTCCGTAAGGTTCCTCAATTTATTACCTTGTTTGCAGCCTATGAGCAACCATTGCCAGATCAGCATGTTTATGGCGCTGGTAATGATCCTCTCGAAATCCAATTTGGCGCGATCTTCCCTAAAGAAACTCGTAATCCTAGTGCATCCCCTGCGCCTTTTGGTAAGGATACTCGCCGCATCTTGATTCGTAATGGTGCTGGTATCACCAACCAACTTGGTAATCCTGCGGCAACTGGCTCGATTGATTCAATGAGTCCCAAGGTATTCAAGCTCGATCAAACCCAACGCGATAGCGTCAAGATTGGCAAAGGAGCTAGAATCAGTTCGATTAAAGGTCAGAGTGTTAATAACTCGGAAAGCTCTACTCAAGCTGTGATTCGCGCAATTTACTTACAAGTCACTGGCTACATTCCTTTTGCAGGTCAGCGCCTCACGGCAGCCGAGAGCAAGTTGGAAAATGGTCAAATCTCGGTACGCGAATTTGTCCGCATCTTGGCTAAGTCGCCTTTATTCCGCGATCGCTATTGGACGAAGCTTTATGTATGTAAAGCGATCGAATATACTCACCGCCGTCTATTAGGTCGTCCTACCTATGGTCGCCCTGAAATGAACGCTTACTTTGATCTTGCATCCAAGAAAGGCTTCTATGCAGTCGTTGATGCGATCCTTGAGACCAAGGAATACGAGCAAGCCTTTGGCGAAGATACCGTTCCTTACGAGCGCTATTTGACTCCCGCAGGTGTATCACTTCGCAACAATCGCAACAGCACCTTGGGTGAAGAAAAAGGCACTAAGGTTGTGGTTGAACCAACCGCTAAGTTCATTGAACTTGGTCAAGTCACCGAAGAGCGCTCCTCTGTATCGATCCGCGATCGCATCAACCAAGGTGTTGATAAGAAGCGCGAACAACGCAAGATTTTCAAGCTCACCACCACCGATCCTGTGGAAACAGGCGCATTGGTACGTGCAGCTTACCGTCAAGTGTTCGAGCGGGACATGGATGCCTATGTTGCTGACTCACAGTTCAGCCAGTTTACTTCTAAGTTGCTCAACGAAGAAACCACGGTCAAGGAATTCATTTTGGCGATCGGTACATCCGAACTCTATATCAAGGAATTCTACGCACCATTCCCCAACACCAAGGTTATCGAATTGGGTACAAAGCATTTCTTAGGACGTGCACCCCTCGATCAAGCAGAAATCCGTAAATACAACGTGATTTTGGCTACTAGCGGTATCAAGGCGATGGTGACGGAAATGGTTAACAGCCGCGAATACCTCGATGCTTTTGGCGAAGATGTAGTACCTTACAACCGCTTTGAAACTTTCCCTGCGGCTAACTACCCTAATACCAAGGAGCTATACGATCGCCTGACTAAACAGGACAAGTCGATCGTTGTACCTAGCTTTGCACCAGTGAAATCGAAAATTCCAACTACGGTGTAG
- a CDS encoding PIN-like domain-containing protein, whose translation MKNLFSWRIKPSEAEFSDLWKNATFVFDTNFLLDLYRVSRFTAEDYLNNILEHIQNRVWLPHQVASEFFDRREGVIQKEAESFQKAISELEKWKAEQQSFSRLRGCLSQAGRIVSSEVECLFNDQKTYFDSIEQVEKSFREKIEQLEKDHASLNPDEDFILEKLLLLFDTKVGEPFPEEDLTNLKKEADERYQRLQAPGFKDKNKKDEREYGDFLLWKQILNFAKKESRPIIFVTGEKKDDWWIKRNGKPVSPREDLRCEFLEVTQQPFWIYQTQDFLDLVVQRLKIKIEQRSIDETIAIADLETDDESLRQDLEQIQISDSTTQSLEQNKMSKAFSQMVAGSNLVAKAMAEQYNLAGVSQILAASNQILAEQYNLAGVSQILAASNQILADRSNGINALAQTADDLSQVHEQAKIAESDDS comes from the coding sequence ATGAAAAATTTATTTTCTTGGAGAATAAAACCATCTGAAGCTGAATTTTCTGATTTATGGAAAAACGCCACATTTGTTTTTGATACAAATTTTCTCCTCGACTTATATCGAGTATCACGTTTTACGGCAGAAGATTATCTAAATAACATATTGGAGCATATTCAAAATAGAGTTTGGTTGCCTCACCAAGTAGCTAGTGAATTTTTTGATCGTCGTGAAGGTGTCATACAAAAAGAGGCAGAATCTTTTCAAAAGGCTATATCAGAGCTTGAGAAATGGAAAGCTGAGCAGCAAAGCTTTAGTAGGCTTCGTGGCTGTCTTAGTCAAGCAGGAAGGATAGTTTCATCTGAGGTGGAATGCTTATTTAATGATCAGAAAACATATTTTGACTCGATTGAACAGGTAGAGAAATCTTTTAGAGAAAAGATAGAGCAACTAGAAAAAGATCATGCTTCACTTAATCCAGATGAAGATTTTATTCTGGAAAAACTTCTCTTGCTATTTGACACCAAAGTAGGAGAACCTTTCCCAGAAGAAGATTTGACAAATCTAAAAAAGGAAGCTGATGAAAGATATCAAAGATTGCAAGCCCCTGGATTTAAGGATAAAAATAAAAAAGATGAACGAGAATACGGAGATTTTCTTCTTTGGAAACAAATACTAAATTTTGCAAAAAAAGAATCTCGACCAATTATTTTTGTGACTGGGGAAAAGAAAGATGATTGGTGGATAAAGCGAAATGGAAAACCAGTCTCTCCGCGTGAAGATCTAAGGTGCGAATTTCTAGAGGTTACTCAGCAACCATTTTGGATATATCAAACGCAGGATTTCCTTGATTTAGTTGTTCAGAGGTTAAAAATTAAGATTGAGCAAAGATCAATTGATGAAACAATCGCAATTGCCGATCTTGAAACTGATGACGAATCTCTAAGACAAGATCTCGAACAAATACAAATTTCTGACTCTACAACGCAGTCTCTTGAGCAGAATAAGATGTCTAAAGCATTTTCACAAATGGTTGCTGGGTCTAATTTGGTGGCTAAGGCAATGGCTGAGCAGTATAATTTGGCTGGTGTTTCTCAAATACTTGCTGCGTCTAATCAAATACTGGCTGAGCAGTATAATTTGGCTGGTGTTTCTCAAATACTTGCTGCGTCTAATCAAATACTGGCTGATCGGTCTAATGGAATTAATGCCCTAGCCCAAACGGCAGATGATTTATCACAAGTCCATGAACAGGCAAAGATTGCTGAGAGTGACGATAGTTAG
- a CDS encoding DUF2839 domain-containing protein, whose amino-acid sequence MGESKRRKEVMGEKYGSSEPIASWIPFLTKDKADTFVKVSTQAAWYGIGAMVVIWVTIRFIGPAFGWWHLAD is encoded by the coding sequence ATGGGCGAGTCAAAGCGCCGTAAGGAAGTCATGGGTGAAAAGTATGGAAGCTCAGAGCCGATCGCATCTTGGATACCTTTTTTAACCAAAGACAAGGCTGACACATTTGTGAAAGTTTCTACCCAAGCGGCTTGGTATGGTATTGGTGCAATGGTAGTCATTTGGGTGACAATTCGGTTTATTGGTCCCGCCTTTGGTTGGTGGCATCTTGCCGATTAA
- a CDS encoding DUF2281 domain-containing protein, translated as MDTSTLSRQQVIEVIDTLPDDAFSELISFIGYLRYKSVEQKPEEPKPNFLLSIAGIGSSIEKDVSDRDEEILASEINSISGWSIRI; from the coding sequence ATGGATACTTCAACTTTATCAAGGCAACAGGTTATTGAGGTGATAGACACATTGCCAGATGATGCTTTTTCTGAACTTATTAGTTTTATTGGATATCTGCGTTACAAGTCAGTTGAGCAAAAGCCTGAGGAGCCTAAACCCAACTTTCTGCTTTCAATTGCTGGGATAGGAAGTTCTATTGAAAAAGATGTTTCAGATAGAGATGAAGAAATTTTAGCTAGTGAAATAAATTCAATTAGCGGTTGGAGCATACGTATATGA
- a CDS encoding AAA family ATPase gives MLQRLYVHNFRCLENFELNLKDLPSSLLIGKNGTGKSTIASALEVLQSIGRGINRVSQLIQTKDFNNGRSGIPIRFEIEVLLKEQLYKYVLALELSTENSKEIRIFEEHLLVAGIPIYSREASQVSLYTSPALFQLGWNLVALTLIQVQSETDPLYIFKNWLSRMIILAPIPSLMTGESSGETLEPKRDGSNFGEWFSGLLRRYPAAYTQVDRYLREVMPDIQDIQNELIGKDAKSMIVQFEANNQILSLDFKDLSDGEKCFFLCAVVLAANKYYSPFCFWDEPDNYLSLSEVGHFITTLRRSFKNSGQILVTSHNEEAIRKFSNENTFILDRKSHSEPTLIRMLSEIPINGDLVNSLILGDIEL, from the coding sequence ATGCTTCAAAGACTCTATGTACATAATTTTAGATGCTTGGAGAATTTTGAACTAAATCTAAAAGATCTGCCCTCTTCACTTTTAATTGGCAAAAATGGCACAGGCAAGTCAACGATCGCTTCGGCGTTAGAAGTATTACAAAGTATAGGTCGAGGCATTAATAGAGTTAGTCAGCTTATACAGACTAAGGACTTTAATAATGGTAGATCTGGTATTCCAATCCGTTTTGAAATAGAAGTATTACTTAAAGAGCAATTATATAAGTATGTCCTAGCGTTAGAATTATCGACCGAAAATTCCAAGGAAATCCGCATATTTGAAGAGCATTTGTTAGTTGCTGGAATTCCAATTTATTCGCGTGAAGCTTCACAGGTCAGCCTTTACACCAGTCCAGCTCTGTTTCAATTAGGCTGGAATCTTGTTGCTCTTACATTAATTCAGGTGCAATCAGAGACTGATCCTCTTTATATTTTCAAGAATTGGCTATCGCGCATGATTATTTTAGCTCCGATCCCAAGCTTGATGACAGGAGAATCTAGTGGTGAGACTCTGGAACCAAAGCGGGATGGATCAAATTTTGGCGAATGGTTTTCTGGCTTACTGAGACGATACCCCGCCGCTTATACACAAGTTGACAGATATCTTCGAGAAGTCATGCCCGATATTCAGGATATCCAGAATGAACTAATTGGCAAAGATGCTAAAAGCATGATTGTTCAGTTTGAAGCAAATAATCAAATATTGAGTCTGGATTTTAAAGACTTATCTGATGGCGAAAAATGCTTTTTTCTCTGTGCTGTCGTTCTAGCAGCCAACAAATACTATAGTCCTTTTTGCTTCTGGGATGAGCCTGACAACTATCTTTCACTATCAGAAGTTGGACATTTCATCACAACTTTACGGCGCTCATTTAAGAATAGTGGACAAATTTTAGTAACGTCGCATAACGAAGAAGCGATTCGCAAGTTTTCTAACGAAAATACTTTTATACTCGATCGCAAAAGTCACTCAGAGCCAACTTTGATTAGGATGCTTAGTGAGATACCTATAAATGGCGATCTTGTGAATAGCTTGATTCTTGGCGACATAGAACTATGA
- the ispD gene encoding 2-C-methyl-D-erythritol 4-phosphate cytidylyltransferase codes for MTCHLLIPAAGSGKRMGADCNKLLLPLLGKPILQWTLEAAIASEAIAWIGVMGQPHDYPEFQKIFNEISQLKPIRLIQGGATRQASVFNGLKALPIDCDRVLIHDGARCLATPELFDRCDEALQKMQGFIAAVPVKDTIKIVDGLTIVDTPNRDHLWAAQTPQGFQLEVIKNAHLTAIELGWEVTDDAALLEKVGLAVQIVMGEETNLKITTQQDLAIAEFILKQRDS; via the coding sequence ATGACCTGTCATTTATTAATTCCTGCGGCGGGTAGCGGCAAACGCATGGGAGCTGATTGCAATAAATTGCTGCTACCACTGCTAGGCAAACCAATTTTGCAATGGACTCTCGAAGCTGCGATCGCATCCGAAGCGATCGCTTGGATCGGAGTAATGGGACAACCCCATGACTATCCAGAATTTCAAAAGATTTTTAATGAGATTAGTCAACTTAAACCAATTCGACTAATTCAAGGTGGAGCAACCCGTCAAGCTTCCGTATTTAATGGCTTAAAAGCTTTACCAATAGACTGCGATCGCGTTTTAATTCATGATGGCGCAAGATGCCTAGCCACGCCTGAATTATTTGATCGCTGTGACGAAGCTTTGCAAAAAATGCAAGGTTTCATTGCGGCTGTTCCCGTCAAAGATACTATTAAAATCGTCGATGGTCTAACCATTGTCGATACCCCCAACCGAGATCATCTCTGGGCTGCTCAAACTCCCCAAGGGTTCCAATTAGAAGTGATCAAAAATGCTCATCTCACAGCAATAGAGTTAGGATGGGAAGTTACCGATGACGCAGCTTTATTAGAAAAAGTTGGCTTGGCAGTACAGATTGTGATGGGAGAAGAAACTAATCTCAAAATAACCACTCAACAGGATTTAGCGATCGCTGAATTTATCTTGAAACAAAGAGATTCATAA
- a CDS encoding type II toxin-antitoxin system prevent-host-death family antitoxin, translating to MGTIPLTEAQVKLQYLINEVSQSQDWKGIQETIYLLSIPEVGESIVEGLATPISECSETLEW from the coding sequence ATGGGAACTATACCTTTAACCGAAGCTCAAGTTAAGCTTCAATATCTAATAAATGAAGTTTCACAGTCTCAAGATTGGAAAGGGATTCAAGAAACAATCTATTTACTTTCAATCCCTGAAGTGGGAGAGTCAATTGTAGAAGGTTTAGCAACTCCCATTAGTGAATGTAGCGAGACATTAGAATGGTGA